From one Opitutaceae bacterium genomic stretch:
- a CDS encoding MFS transporter gives MTPSPKRWWIIALIAIVTVINYVDRTSLAVMWPAISQDVALTKENYATIVSAFMIFYGIGQAVSGRIFDQVGTRVGFTLSVAVWSIACIGHGFIRGLSGLLAMRGLLGFSEAGNWPGATKAVAEWFPKHERALAQGIFNAGASLGAVVSAPLIAVLFALFGWRATFVVVGALGFIWIIPWWLGARVQTAAEARPSSAPTADEGAALTWRQILGYRQAWGVFTARFFLDPIWWLFVNWLPILLAERFGFDVKSIGLFAWVPYLGAVIGSLGGGWVSGHWIRAGWSVDRARKRAILIGAGLALPGFAVAAWAATPVVAVLAMALVLCGFQVMINNIQTLPSDFFSGKSVGSASGIGGMSAVLGVLVFSTWLVPYLSKISYVPVFILGASLVPCGLLAVFLLCREIKPVHPPQK, from the coding sequence GTGACCCCGAGCCCCAAACGTTGGTGGATCATTGCGCTGATCGCGATCGTCACCGTCATCAATTACGTTGACCGTACGTCACTGGCGGTGATGTGGCCGGCAATCTCCCAGGATGTCGCCCTCACGAAGGAGAACTATGCGACGATCGTTTCCGCATTCATGATCTTCTACGGGATCGGGCAGGCTGTCTCAGGTCGGATCTTCGACCAGGTCGGCACCCGCGTTGGATTCACGCTTTCCGTGGCTGTTTGGTCGATCGCCTGTATTGGCCACGGGTTTATTCGAGGCCTGAGCGGACTTCTCGCGATGCGCGGCCTGCTGGGCTTCAGCGAAGCGGGTAACTGGCCCGGAGCCACCAAGGCCGTGGCGGAGTGGTTTCCGAAGCATGAGCGCGCCCTGGCGCAGGGCATCTTCAACGCCGGTGCCTCGCTAGGCGCGGTCGTGTCCGCTCCGCTCATCGCAGTCCTTTTCGCTCTCTTCGGCTGGCGCGCCACGTTTGTCGTGGTTGGCGCCCTCGGGTTTATCTGGATCATTCCGTGGTGGCTGGGAGCGCGGGTGCAGACGGCCGCTGAAGCACGGCCCTCCAGTGCTCCAACGGCGGACGAGGGAGCCGCCCTGACGTGGCGGCAGATTCTTGGCTACCGCCAGGCGTGGGGCGTATTCACGGCCCGCTTCTTCCTCGATCCCATCTGGTGGCTGTTCGTCAACTGGCTCCCCATCCTCCTGGCCGAGCGCTTCGGCTTCGATGTGAAGTCGATCGGCCTCTTCGCCTGGGTGCCGTACCTTGGTGCCGTCATAGGGAGTCTCGGCGGTGGATGGGTATCCGGTCATTGGATACGAGCGGGATGGTCAGTGGACCGCGCCCGCAAGCGTGCAATCCTCATCGGCGCCGGGCTCGCCCTGCCGGGCTTCGCAGTCGCTGCATGGGCCGCGACCCCCGTCGTTGCCGTCCTCGCGATGGCACTGGTGCTCTGCGGATTCCAGGTGATGATCAACAACATCCAGACGCTTCCGAGCGATTTCTTCTCCGGAAAGTCGGTCGGTTCTGCCTCGGGTATTGGGGGAATGAGCGCCGTTCTCGGCGTCCTGGTCTTCAGCACCTGGCTGGTCCCCTACCTGAGCAAGATCAGTTACGTGCCTGTCTTCATCCTCGGTGCGTCCCTGGTCCCCTGCGGCCTGCTCGCGGTGTTCCTCCTTTGCCGCGAGATCAAGCCCGTGCACCCCCCGCAGAAATAA
- a CDS encoding cupin domain-containing protein codes for MIVSKEQLFVEFNQVDWEYPGPGVRRKVMTYTDELMGVYVEFEKGAVGAIHTHPHLQFTYVRSGEFEVHIGEETKILREGDFYFIPSNVAHGVVAREAGALVDVFTPMREDFVRNLAAK; via the coding sequence ATGATCGTTTCCAAAGAACAGCTCTTCGTTGAATTCAACCAAGTCGACTGGGAATACCCGGGCCCCGGGGTCCGTCGCAAGGTGATGACGTACACCGACGAGTTGATGGGTGTGTATGTTGAGTTTGAGAAGGGCGCCGTGGGGGCAATCCACACGCACCCGCATCTGCAATTTACCTACGTGCGCTCTGGCGAGTTCGAGGTGCACATCGGCGAGGAGACCAAGATCCTTCGCGAAGGGGACTTTTATTTTATTCCGTCAAACGTTGCACATGGCGTCGTGGCGCGCGAGGCGGGCGCCCTCGTCGATGTTTTCACCCCAATGCGTGAGGATTTCGTCAGGAACCTGGCGGCAAAATAG